In Thermobaculum terrenum ATCC BAA-798, one genomic interval encodes:
- a CDS encoding phytoene/squalene synthase family protein — protein MVSDLEICRRIFRKYSWTYYYSTQMLPPDVRKRVWVLYAFFRLADEHVDNPVLEPAEQLRAFREDVDFAWSRGTSREPVLRCFVRVARQHGIERPWVEAFLDSMEMDLTVSCYPRYSDLERYVYGSAEVVGLMMARVMRAPDAGLDHARLLGHAMQITNFLRDVAEDHARGRIYIPLEDLSRFGIDPSSWGPGVPEGRFRALMAHQIRRNMRQYMEAHQGLRYVPPACRFGVALASFSYQSVLYRISRDPVSVWHNRVKNARGDYPPVLWRAAYASFMA, from the coding sequence ATGGTAAGTGACCTGGAGATATGCCGACGTATATTTCGCAAGTACTCGTGGACCTACTACTACTCCACCCAGATGCTCCCACCCGACGTCCGCAAGCGGGTGTGGGTGCTCTACGCCTTCTTCAGGCTCGCGGACGAGCACGTGGATAACCCCGTGCTGGAGCCCGCCGAGCAGCTGCGCGCCTTCAGGGAAGATGTGGACTTTGCCTGGAGCCGGGGCACCTCCCGTGAGCCGGTCCTGAGATGCTTCGTGCGGGTGGCCCGACAGCACGGCATCGAGCGTCCCTGGGTGGAGGCTTTCCTGGATTCCATGGAGATGGACCTCACGGTCTCCTGCTACCCCAGATACTCGGACCTGGAGCGCTACGTCTACGGCTCCGCAGAGGTCGTGGGGCTGATGATGGCCAGGGTGATGCGGGCGCCCGATGCGGGGCTGGACCACGCCCGCCTGCTGGGCCACGCCATGCAGATCACCAACTTCTTGCGGGACGTCGCCGAGGATCACGCGCGCGGCAGGATATACATCCCGCTGGAGGATCTGAGCAGGTTCGGGATAGACCCCAGCTCCTGGGGGCCGGGGGTACCAGAGGGGCGCTTCCGGGCGCTCATGGCTCACCAGATAAGGCGGAACATGCGCCAGTACATGGAGGCCCATCAGGGCCTTCGATACGTGCCTCCCGCCTGCAGGTTCGGTGTGGCCCTGGCGTCGTTCAGCTACCAGAGCGTGCTGTACCGCATCTCCAGAGACCCGGTAAGCGTGTGGCACAACAGGGTCAAGAACGCCCGTGGGGACTACCCGCCCGTGCTGTGGAGGGCCGCGTATGCTTCCTTCATGGCGTGA
- a CDS encoding prenyltransferase yields MLPSWRDLRWLLKVSRPKFWLYLLGTYALGCILGADSLPALMSWRTLWFFVWFTLPANLLLYGVNDLSDYDTDVHNPKKGDWEALVRPEMRPRLLVAVLIAVALALPPLLGASPLSWLAWLLFVVLSVIYSAPPIRLKSRPVIDSLSNVLYVTPMFLGWSLYSSSPPSWRLALAGACWCAAMHAYSAIPDIVPDTRAGVRTVATLLGELGTLRYCLVMYLLAAILVLPSDLFSGVILMVYPGIMLAQMRLAPHAVARWYPYFPLINGVAGMVLTLRFLLPLSMHSPL; encoded by the coding sequence ATGCTTCCTTCATGGCGTGACCTTAGGTGGCTGCTGAAGGTCTCTCGCCCCAAGTTCTGGTTGTACCTGCTGGGGACCTACGCCCTGGGCTGCATCCTCGGGGCGGACAGCCTCCCTGCGCTCATGAGCTGGCGGACGCTGTGGTTCTTTGTCTGGTTCACGTTGCCAGCTAACCTGCTGCTGTACGGCGTCAACGATCTCTCGGACTACGATACCGATGTGCACAACCCCAAGAAGGGCGATTGGGAAGCGCTCGTGCGGCCAGAGATGCGCCCCAGGCTGCTTGTGGCGGTGTTGATAGCTGTTGCGCTCGCTCTTCCCCCGCTGTTGGGCGCTAGCCCTTTGAGCTGGTTGGCCTGGCTGCTGTTCGTGGTGCTCTCCGTGATCTACAGCGCGCCGCCGATCAGGCTCAAGTCCCGGCCCGTGATAGACTCGCTGAGCAACGTGCTGTACGTCACGCCTATGTTCTTGGGGTGGTCGCTCTACTCGAGCTCTCCACCCTCCTGGCGCCTGGCGCTGGCCGGTGCATGCTGGTGTGCCGCTATGCACGCCTATTCTGCTATCCCAGACATAGTGCCAGATACCCGCGCCGGTGTGAGGACCGTGGCCACGCTGCTGGGAGAGTTGGGCACGCTCCGATATTGCCTGGTGATGTATCTTTTGGCGGCCATCCTCGTATTGCCCAGTGACCTGTTCTCCGGCGTCATCCTGATGGTTTATCCAGGCATCATGCTCGCCCAGATGCGCCTTGCTCCCCATGCCGTGGCGCGTTGGTATCCCTATTTCCCGCTGATCAATGGGGTCGCGGGGATGGTCCTTACCCTGAGGTTCCTGCTACCGCTGTCGATGCATTCGCCCCTGTGA
- the fni gene encoding type 2 isopentenyl-diphosphate Delta-isomerase — protein MLDDGSTAARKDRQLQAVLDSAGDDGRLEGGFDALRLPHRALPEISLSEVSTRTVFLGRELGAPLLISCTTGGTPRTYEIIARLARAAQVRRLAFGLGSQRVMLEFPEAARFFQVRALAPDVPILSNLGAVQLNYGVTVDDCRRLVELSESDALVLHLNPLQEALQEGGNTNFSGLLGKIEALCRQLPVPVIAKEIGYGISGEVARQLVDAGVWGIDVAGAGGTSWSQIESKLASSPRGRMVGRAFAAWGIPTSRAVVSVRRALPQVPLIASGGLRDGVDVAKAIALGADMAGIAGPLVKAAAASEEALMEYVDALVQQLRVAMFCTGAADVSSLRQVEVIWEGQASTY, from the coding sequence GTGTTAGACGACGGCAGCACGGCTGCGCGCAAGGACAGGCAACTGCAGGCCGTGCTTGACTCAGCGGGAGACGATGGGAGGCTGGAGGGGGGCTTCGACGCCCTGAGGCTGCCCCACAGGGCTCTCCCCGAGATCTCCCTCAGCGAGGTCTCGACCCGTACGGTGTTCCTGGGCAGGGAGCTGGGGGCGCCCTTGCTCATCTCCTGCACTACCGGAGGCACCCCCAGGACCTACGAGATCATAGCCCGCCTGGCGAGGGCCGCGCAGGTGAGGCGATTAGCCTTTGGGCTGGGCTCCCAGCGAGTCATGTTGGAGTTCCCGGAAGCTGCGCGCTTCTTCCAGGTCAGGGCCCTGGCTCCGGACGTGCCGATCCTCTCGAACCTGGGCGCCGTGCAGCTGAACTACGGCGTGACCGTGGACGATTGCCGGAGGCTGGTCGAGCTCTCGGAGTCTGATGCGCTCGTGCTGCACCTCAATCCCCTGCAAGAGGCGTTGCAGGAGGGGGGCAACACGAACTTCTCGGGACTGCTCGGAAAGATAGAGGCGCTGTGCAGGCAGCTGCCGGTGCCGGTCATAGCCAAGGAGATAGGCTACGGTATCTCCGGCGAGGTGGCGAGGCAGCTGGTGGATGCTGGCGTGTGGGGCATAGACGTGGCGGGCGCGGGAGGGACCTCCTGGAGCCAGATAGAGTCTAAGCTGGCGTCCTCCCCGCGAGGGCGGATGGTCGGCCGCGCCTTCGCCGCCTGGGGGATACCCACGTCTCGGGCAGTGGTCAGCGTCAGGCGGGCGCTGCCGCAGGTACCGCTGATAGCCAGCGGCGGCCTGAGGGACGGGGTGGATGTGGCCAAGGCGATCGCCCTGGGCGCCGATATGGCCGGCATCGCGGGGCCGCTCGTCAAGGCAGCTGCTGCCTCGGAGGAGGCGCTGATGGAGTACGTCGACGCCCTCGTCCAGCAGCTGCGAGTGGCCATGTTCTGCACCGGCGCCGCCGATGTGTCCTCCCTGCGGCAGGTCGAGGTGATCTGGGAGGGGCAAGCGAGTACCTACTGA
- the pdo gene encoding protein disulfide oxidoreductase — MVSSVVRDKMKQILEDRLADEVKLVLFSQKELPIYVPGRECPQCPVARKVLEELVGMSPKLQLEFHDIYSEGDLARERGVERIPTIEIEGRNRGRMRFLGAPAGHELSALLDAISDASTGSTSLGNDTKQWLQELGSSLHIRVFSTPTCPYCPQMARLAWQLAVESPQVTAEVVDATAFPDLAQRYMVYGVPKTIVNDRLSLEGAMAEADLVAQLRTLLVPPSEDRRGTE, encoded by the coding sequence ATGGTCAGCAGCGTTGTGCGTGACAAGATGAAGCAGATCCTAGAGGATAGGCTGGCGGATGAGGTCAAGCTCGTGCTCTTCTCCCAGAAGGAGCTACCTATATATGTACCCGGCAGGGAGTGCCCGCAATGTCCCGTTGCCAGGAAAGTCCTCGAAGAGCTAGTGGGCATGTCCCCCAAGCTGCAGCTCGAGTTCCACGACATCTACTCCGAGGGTGACCTGGCGCGCGAGCGAGGGGTGGAGCGCATTCCCACGATAGAGATAGAGGGCAGGAATAGGGGCAGGATGAGGTTCCTTGGAGCCCCCGCGGGTCATGAGCTGTCCGCCCTGTTGGACGCGATCTCGGATGCCTCAACAGGATCCACCAGCCTAGGGAATGATACTAAGCAATGGCTGCAGGAACTGGGCTCATCGCTGCACATCCGGGTGTTCAGCACCCCGACATGCCCGTACTGCCCTCAGATGGCGCGCCTGGCCTGGCAGCTTGCTGTCGAGAGTCCTCAGGTGACCGCCGAGGTGGTGGATGCCACGGCTTTCCCGGATCTAGCCCAGCGCTACATGGTGTACGGTGTGCCCAAGACAATCGTCAACGACCGGCTCAGCCTCGAGGGTGCCATGGCGGAGGCTGATCTGGTTGCGCAGCTGCGTACCCTGCTCGTGCCCCCATCGGAGGATCGCAGGGGAACGGAGTGA
- a CDS encoding phytoene desaturase family protein, with protein MAGRVVVIGGGIGGLGTACLLGRSGYEVTLLEKNERVGGRANLLEDVGFRWDMGPSWYLMPDVFEAFFDLLGEKVGDHLRLRRLSPSYRIFFEDGDVVDMTGDLEADAETFERYEPGAGARLREYLRLSEYQYQVAMSQFVPRNYDSIFEFFNPMLLLKGSSLHVFERMEDYVSRYFSHPKLRKIIQYTLVFLGSSPYTTPALYNIMSHVDFNLGVWYPEGGIYEIVRVLERLARESGVEIVTSCPAEAIVVEGGRVSGVSTSRGFYRADVVVSNADVYHTETRLLPPRYRSYSERYWRRRTLAPSAFIIYLGVRGELPQLLHHNLYFCEDWRTNFAQIFDRPEYPRNPSVYVCCPSRTDPSVSPAGHENLFVLVPIAPGLPDNDEIRRSYAARVLGLLSEKLDIPDLRERVVVQHTFSRRDFEERYNSYRGSALGLAHTLSQSAVFRPSNRSRKVRGLFYVGANTNPGIGMPMCLISAELAWRRVVYGK; from the coding sequence TTGGCAGGTAGAGTGGTGGTCATAGGAGGTGGCATCGGGGGGCTGGGCACGGCCTGCCTGCTTGGCAGGAGCGGCTACGAGGTGACCCTGCTGGAGAAGAACGAGCGGGTGGGCGGACGCGCCAACCTCCTGGAGGATGTGGGATTCCGATGGGATATGGGACCTTCCTGGTACCTCATGCCCGATGTGTTCGAGGCCTTCTTCGACCTGCTGGGGGAGAAGGTCGGAGACCACCTCCGGCTGCGGAGGTTGTCCCCCAGCTACAGGATATTCTTCGAGGACGGCGATGTGGTGGACATGACCGGTGATCTCGAGGCGGATGCAGAGACCTTTGAGCGCTATGAGCCCGGGGCAGGTGCCAGGCTGAGGGAGTACCTCAGGCTCAGCGAGTACCAGTACCAGGTGGCTATGAGCCAGTTCGTACCCAGGAACTACGACTCGATCTTTGAGTTCTTCAATCCTATGCTGCTCCTCAAGGGCTCGAGCCTGCACGTCTTCGAGAGGATGGAGGACTACGTCTCCCGGTACTTCAGCCATCCCAAGCTTAGGAAGATCATCCAGTACACGCTGGTCTTCCTGGGGAGCTCGCCGTACACCACCCCTGCGCTCTACAACATCATGAGCCATGTGGACTTCAACCTGGGGGTGTGGTACCCCGAGGGCGGTATCTACGAGATCGTGCGCGTGCTCGAGCGCCTGGCCCGGGAATCTGGAGTGGAGATAGTCACAAGCTGCCCGGCCGAGGCCATAGTCGTGGAGGGTGGCAGGGTGAGCGGGGTGTCGACGTCCAGGGGGTTCTACCGTGCCGACGTGGTGGTCTCCAACGCCGACGTCTACCACACCGAGACCCGCCTGCTGCCTCCCAGGTACAGGAGCTACAGCGAGCGGTACTGGAGGCGGCGCACGCTCGCGCCCTCAGCCTTCATCATCTACCTCGGCGTGAGGGGAGAGTTGCCCCAGCTCCTGCACCACAACCTCTACTTCTGCGAGGACTGGCGCACGAACTTCGCCCAGATATTTGACAGGCCCGAGTACCCACGCAACCCCTCGGTGTACGTGTGCTGCCCGAGCCGGACCGATCCCAGCGTGTCCCCGGCCGGCCACGAGAACCTCTTCGTGCTGGTCCCCATCGCCCCGGGGCTGCCGGACAACGACGAGATCAGGAGGAGCTACGCAGCCCGCGTGCTCGGCCTGCTGTCCGAGAAGCTCGATATCCCGGACCTGCGGGAGAGGGTGGTGGTGCAGCATACCTTCTCCCGTCGGGACTTCGAGGAGCGCTACAACAGCTATCGCGGGTCGGCGCTGGGGCTGGCACACACCCTGTCGCAGTCGGCGGTGTTCCGCCCAAGCAACAGGAGCCGGAAGGTGCGGGGGCTCTTCTACGTGGGAGCCAACACCAACCCTGGGATAGGTATGCCGATGTGCCTGATATCGGCCGAGCTCGCTTGGAGGCGTGTGGTGTATGGTAAGTGA
- a CDS encoding carbohydrate ABC transporter permease, with protein sequence MSKERHGRKLRGNILVYLVWVLSTLLTLLPIYWLFLVSIRSRVQLFGTPSLMIHGVYTDNYASFFGDATFRRYLINSIMVSTSNAILVAVLAVMATYALSRWRLQGEQNIFFWTITNRMAPPAAFLLPLFLLFTRVFKFGGWDLFDTRLGLILFYTVFNLPFAIWLLKGIIDSIPIELDEAAMADGADVKTVLLRIIVPLAAPGIAISAIFSWVFSWNEYLLAATLTSVNARTITTGLAEFVTVTGTNWGEMAAVSMVALLPALIFLALVQRYIVMGLTFGAVKE encoded by the coding sequence ATGAGCAAGGAGAGGCACGGCAGAAAGCTGAGAGGTAACATCCTGGTCTATCTGGTGTGGGTACTGTCCACGCTGCTCACGCTGTTGCCGATCTACTGGTTGTTCTTGGTGTCCATCCGCAGCAGAGTACAGCTGTTCGGGACGCCTTCGCTGATGATTCACGGCGTGTACACAGATAACTACGCGAGCTTCTTCGGAGATGCCACCTTCCGGAGGTACCTGATCAACTCGATCATGGTATCCACCTCCAACGCCATCCTCGTGGCTGTCCTGGCGGTGATGGCTACTTATGCACTGTCCCGCTGGCGGCTGCAGGGGGAGCAGAACATCTTCTTCTGGACGATCACCAACAGGATGGCTCCCCCGGCGGCCTTCCTGCTGCCGCTCTTCCTGCTGTTCACCAGAGTGTTCAAGTTCGGGGGCTGGGATCTGTTCGATACCCGCCTTGGGCTCATCCTCTTCTACACGGTGTTCAACCTCCCGTTCGCCATCTGGCTCCTCAAGGGCATAATCGACAGCATCCCCATCGAGCTGGATGAGGCGGCCATGGCCGACGGTGCGGACGTAAAGACAGTGTTGCTGAGGATAATAGTGCCACTTGCAGCACCAGGGATAGCCATCAGCGCCATCTTCAGCTGGGTGTTCTCCTGGAACGAGTATCTGCTAGCTGCCACACTCACCAGCGTCAATGCCCGCACGATCACTACTGGTCTGGCAGAATTCGTGACCGTCACCGGCACGAACTGGGGCGAGATGGCGGCGGTGTCCATGGTGGCTCTGCTGCCGGCTTTGATCTTCCTGGCGCTCGTGCAGCGCTACATAGTGATGGGGCTCACTTTCGGAGCTGTAAAGGAGTAG
- a CDS encoding sugar-binding transcriptional regulator, translated as MSPRTRESLENTLMLAEIAQLYYMDGLTQDEIARRVGLSRSHVSRMLKSARESGLVEVRINHPLQRDSRLEGELKARFNLKDCVVLARQTNSMFGLDTGKKVGALAARYLQKIIRQGSTIGLGWGSAVYETVSSGYLTPKKDVKVAQLMGSIGGVTPDIDGAQIASQLGNMLGATVYYLHAPMIVTDSSVRQGLLRDQHIRRTLEVARRSDITLVSVGLVSQRSGLYRAGYLNDADLEYIAGQGAVGDICGTFFMLDGSIAPLEIHDRILAVSSDVLKAVPNKVGVSWGEHKALANIGAARAGLINILVTDEDAALAMLAHKD; from the coding sequence ATGTCGCCTAGAACGAGGGAGTCTCTGGAAAACACCTTGATGCTGGCTGAGATCGCCCAGCTCTACTACATGGACGGGCTGACTCAGGATGAGATAGCACGCCGTGTTGGTCTGTCTAGATCCCACGTGTCCAGGATGCTGAAGAGCGCCAGGGAGTCTGGCTTGGTAGAGGTGCGCATCAACCACCCCCTGCAAAGAGATAGCCGCCTGGAGGGCGAGCTGAAGGCAAGGTTCAACCTCAAGGACTGCGTGGTGCTAGCTCGCCAGACCAACAGCATGTTTGGTCTAGACACGGGCAAGAAGGTGGGAGCCTTGGCAGCCAGGTACCTCCAGAAGATCATCCGGCAGGGCAGCACCATAGGCCTGGGCTGGGGCAGCGCCGTCTATGAGACGGTGAGCAGCGGGTACCTCACGCCGAAGAAGGACGTCAAGGTGGCTCAGCTTATGGGCAGCATAGGAGGTGTGACTCCAGACATAGATGGAGCTCAGATAGCCTCACAGCTGGGTAACATGCTGGGGGCCACCGTGTACTACTTGCACGCACCGATGATAGTCACGGACAGCTCGGTCAGGCAGGGACTGCTGCGCGACCAGCACATCCGGCGGACGCTCGAGGTCGCCCGGCGGTCAGACATCACCCTCGTCTCCGTCGGCTTGGTGAGCCAGAGGTCGGGGCTCTACAGGGCAGGGTACCTCAACGATGCCGATCTGGAGTACATAGCCGGGCAGGGAGCGGTGGGCGACATCTGCGGCACCTTCTTCATGCTGGACGGTTCGATAGCTCCCCTCGAGATCCATGATAGGATCCTGGCGGTATCCAGCGATGTGCTGAAAGCCGTACCTAACAAGGTCGGCGTCAGCTGGGGAGAGCACAAGGCGCTGGCCAACATCGGGGCCGCGAGGGCGGGGCTGATCAACATCCTCGTGACGGACGAGGACGCAGCCCTGGCGATGTTAGCCCACAAAGACTGA
- a CDS encoding carbohydrate ABC transporter permease, translating to MWSARTGWALLAPTLIVLAVTGLAPFFYVLYVSFFNWNVFSAQAGLSFAGLENYRRLVFDQAFLSSLWITIKFTFWAVLSEMVLGFLLAQLLTREFPGKAFFRTIHALPLMVAPIAVGATWRLMMIPGFGPVPYYLQQWFHIDYNIGRYSGQAFWTTILMDVWHWTPLVTLTLLAGLISLPREPFESAQVDGANALQIFRYLTLPMITPVMLTTLFIRIMDALRIVDEVWMLTGGGPGSATRYTGIHLWREVFPKTDYGYGSAMSMLLLYFTIVLSWLLFVAITSRGSRVT from the coding sequence ATGTGGTCTGCAAGAACTGGGTGGGCGCTCTTGGCGCCCACCCTCATAGTACTAGCTGTGACGGGGCTGGCGCCCTTCTTCTACGTGCTGTACGTGAGCTTCTTCAACTGGAACGTCTTCTCGGCACAAGCTGGGCTGTCCTTCGCGGGGCTGGAGAACTACCGCAGGCTGGTGTTCGATCAGGCATTCTTGTCCTCGCTCTGGATCACCATCAAGTTCACATTCTGGGCGGTGCTCAGCGAGATGGTACTGGGTTTCCTGCTGGCCCAGCTCCTCACCAGGGAGTTCCCCGGCAAGGCCTTCTTCAGGACCATCCACGCGTTGCCGCTCATGGTCGCACCGATCGCTGTGGGTGCCACCTGGCGGCTGATGATGATTCCAGGGTTCGGTCCTGTGCCCTACTACCTGCAGCAGTGGTTCCACATAGACTACAACATAGGGCGCTATAGTGGTCAAGCTTTCTGGACCACGATACTCATGGACGTGTGGCACTGGACGCCGCTCGTGACCCTCACCCTGCTGGCTGGGCTGATATCCCTCCCCAGGGAGCCGTTCGAGAGCGCTCAGGTGGACGGCGCGAACGCCCTCCAGATCTTCAGGTACCTGACGCTCCCTATGATCACCCCGGTGATGCTCACTACTCTGTTCATACGCATCATGGATGCGCTGCGCATCGTCGATGAGGTCTGGATGCTGACTGGGGGCGGCCCTGGGTCCGCCACTAGGTACACGGGCATACACTTGTGGCGCGAGGTGTTCCCCAAGACGGACTACGGCTACGGCTCCGCTATGTCCATGCTGTTGCTGTACTTCACGATAGTGTTGAGCTGGCTGCTGTTTGTTGCGATCACGAGCAGAGGGAGTAGGGTGACATGA
- a CDS encoding glycosyltransferase, with product MAKVLITTSGSFGDLSQQLAVGKELARRGHQVALALPPSLAGRGEEEGFLVHTLPGDPAAEGSALRGITFPFGRAAPFASTRSVVAAESPWLAERARSLARLCLEYDLLVSSATQLAAASAAEMVRIPWATVFIAPAILPSELSPYTLPNACPPLLRRALSRVGWALGRWWMRRYVDPLVNEHRGALGLPTRSDWMLTGNLSPYLSILTALPSFTPMSPRWPPQVHQTGYCPYRGYRAWRPSPELRRFLEARGRLVLVTAGSMAHGEDKHSHRLYSICLGAVEILGAKALLVGPREGHVGKRSMAVPFVPFQEVMPRCAAVIHHGGVGTVQEAMLAGVPQLILPWGADHFFNAARAQEAGVAEVLLLRAYSQAALLRALGRVMDGPIAGRAGEVAGRARTEVGTSTTADLLEAFMRSQGRMHRQR from the coding sequence TTGGCCAAGGTACTGATCACCACCTCCGGGTCATTTGGCGATCTGAGCCAGCAGCTGGCCGTGGGCAAGGAGCTGGCGCGCAGGGGACACCAGGTGGCCCTGGCGCTGCCACCGTCGCTGGCTGGCAGGGGTGAGGAGGAAGGCTTCCTCGTCCACACGCTACCTGGCGATCCAGCTGCGGAGGGGTCGGCCCTTAGGGGCATCACCTTCCCCTTCGGCAGGGCCGCGCCCTTCGCAAGCACTCGGAGCGTGGTGGCTGCCGAGTCTCCTTGGCTTGCCGAGCGAGCCAGGAGCCTGGCCCGCCTCTGCCTGGAGTACGATCTGCTGGTGTCCTCGGCCACCCAACTAGCGGCAGCCTCGGCCGCGGAGATGGTTCGGATACCTTGGGCCACCGTGTTCATAGCCCCAGCCATCCTACCATCGGAGCTATCTCCCTACACCTTACCTAATGCGTGCCCTCCTCTCCTGCGACGAGCTTTGAGCCGTGTGGGGTGGGCTCTCGGTCGATGGTGGATGCGCCGGTACGTGGACCCACTGGTCAACGAGCATAGGGGAGCTCTGGGACTGCCTACCAGATCGGACTGGATGCTCACTGGCAACCTCTCCCCGTACCTATCAATCCTTACCGCCCTGCCCAGCTTTACCCCCATGTCACCAAGATGGCCTCCTCAAGTGCATCAGACCGGCTACTGCCCTTACAGAGGTTATAGAGCGTGGCGTCCGAGCCCCGAGCTCCGGCGGTTCCTGGAGGCCCGGGGAAGGCTGGTGCTGGTGACCGCGGGCTCGATGGCGCACGGGGAGGACAAACACTCCCATCGGCTCTATAGCATCTGTCTTGGGGCGGTGGAGATTCTAGGGGCCAAGGCGCTCCTGGTAGGGCCGCGAGAGGGACATGTGGGCAAGAGGTCCATGGCGGTACCCTTCGTGCCCTTCCAAGAGGTGATGCCTCGCTGCGCGGCGGTGATCCACCACGGCGGCGTCGGGACGGTACAGGAGGCCATGCTCGCGGGCGTCCCGCAGCTGATCCTCCCGTGGGGCGCGGACCACTTCTTCAACGCTGCGCGCGCCCAGGAGGCGGGCGTCGCGGAGGTCCTCCTACTGCGGGCCTACTCCCAGGCAGCGCTCCTGCGTGCCCTGGGCAGGGTCATGGACGGGCCCATCGCCGGGCGGGCCGGGGAGGTAGCCGGGCGGGCCAGGACGGAGGTAGGCACGTCCACCACCGCCGACCTGCTGGAGGCCTTCATGAGGTCACAGGGGCGAATGCATCGACAGCGGTAG
- a CDS encoding extracellular solute-binding protein, whose protein sequence is MNSIPGRLKSYLLPVLILALLLGACGGQAGQTPTVGQTTSPSPSPSVASPSPSAAPSASPSASPTPAQAGQSPQPTQGAASDQWWRSAAEKAACVGQTIRGVTESTPPSKYAADVLAKQFEQATGIKVELETTSWDQMYDKAIKDMEAKTGIYDFVYTEQDIVYGYMARNFLVDLTKMMEENPDLKAPTFDLNKFTSFINYFKDPKTGHLYGVPMESFIKTYVYRKDLFEDPEIRAAFKKQYGHDLAPAKNFEEYRQIAEFFTKWGKDHNMQLWGTTVQAASGHPASFYELVETIFPSWGIYNWGINTKTYKATVEHGGQMNSAKAKQALKFWLDMLKYAPPESTNSTWDEVAATFAAGRAAQGWIYGENVAWIATDPSRSKVVGKVGVALPPTAPGVMQDAKSGKGYIGYYDGGAFAIPYSSKKQKCALLWLEYIGQPSVQPEWAAKTARITLTETFDDPLVKEVDQKTGGYFTLMRKYGDLFAGAPPFPFHAQVREVVAPFIYKAISGQMSPDQALDEAAKAAEEEMQRLGYGK, encoded by the coding sequence ATGAACTCGATTCCAGGTAGACTCAAATCCTATCTGTTACCGGTGCTCATCCTCGCGCTGCTGCTGGGTGCGTGTGGAGGGCAAGCAGGACAGACCCCGACAGTTGGGCAGACTACGTCTCCGTCCCCATCACCATCGGTTGCTAGTCCGTCTCCTTCGGCCGCACCTTCGGCATCACCCAGTGCATCTCCTACTCCAGCGCAGGCTGGGCAGTCTCCACAGCCCACGCAGGGAGCAGCGAGCGATCAGTGGTGGCGATCCGCCGCTGAGAAGGCAGCGTGTGTGGGGCAGACCATCAGGGGAGTCACCGAGAGCACTCCGCCCTCCAAGTATGCCGCCGATGTGTTGGCCAAGCAGTTCGAGCAGGCTACTGGCATCAAGGTCGAGCTGGAGACCACCTCTTGGGACCAGATGTACGACAAGGCCATCAAGGACATGGAGGCCAAGACGGGCATCTACGACTTCGTCTACACGGAGCAGGATATAGTCTACGGCTACATGGCCCGCAACTTCTTGGTCGATCTCACCAAGATGATGGAGGAGAACCCCGACCTGAAGGCTCCTACCTTCGATCTGAACAAGTTCACCTCGTTCATCAACTACTTCAAGGACCCCAAGACCGGGCATCTGTATGGTGTGCCGATGGAGTCGTTCATCAAGACCTATGTCTATAGGAAGGACCTCTTTGAGGACCCAGAGATAAGGGCTGCCTTCAAGAAGCAGTACGGGCACGACCTAGCCCCTGCCAAGAACTTCGAAGAATACAGGCAGATCGCGGAGTTCTTCACCAAATGGGGTAAGGACCACAACATGCAGCTGTGGGGCACCACGGTGCAGGCGGCCTCCGGACATCCAGCGTCCTTCTACGAGCTAGTGGAGACGATATTCCCCAGCTGGGGCATATACAACTGGGGTATCAACACCAAGACCTACAAGGCCACGGTAGAGCACGGTGGCCAAATGAACAGCGCCAAGGCCAAGCAAGCCCTCAAGTTCTGGCTTGACATGCTCAAGTATGCTCCGCCTGAGTCGACCAACAGCACCTGGGATGAGGTGGCAGCTACTTTCGCTGCCGGCAGGGCTGCTCAGGGCTGGATCTACGGAGAGAACGTGGCTTGGATCGCCACAGATCCTTCCAGATCGAAGGTAGTGGGCAAGGTTGGGGTGGCCCTGCCTCCGACGGCTCCGGGCGTAATGCAGGATGCCAAGTCCGGCAAGGGCTACATCGGCTACTACGACGGTGGTGCCTTCGCCATACCCTACTCTTCCAAGAAGCAGAAGTGCGCGCTGCTGTGGTTGGAGTACATAGGTCAGCCATCGGTGCAGCCCGAGTGGGCAGCCAAGACGGCCCGCATCACCCTCACCGAGACCTTCGACGACCCATTGGTCAAGGAGGTCGATCAGAAGACCGGCGGCTACTTCACCCTGATGCGCAAGTACGGTGACCTGTTCGCTGGTGCTCCTCCGTTCCCGTTCCACGCACAGGTCAGGGAGGTCGTGGCGCCCTTCATTTATAAGGCGATATCTGGGCAGATGAGCCCTGATCAAGCCCTGGACGAGGCCGCCAAGGCCGCGGAGGAAGAGATGCAGAGACTAGGCTACGGGAAGTAG